In a single window of the Streptomyces sp. NBC_00091 genome:
- a CDS encoding alpha/beta fold hydrolase — MADPQALRDLWLREYHPAPDSGLTLVCFPYAGGAASYFHPLSEALSPGVRVLALQYPGRQDRRNEPVRTSVDVLVDEITEVLSASVSGPMVFFGHSMGSTLAYETARRLEADGQGDRVLGLVLSGRRAPGTVREETVHLRDDAGIIDEVVRLDGTSAALLSDEDIVAMVMPALRGDYTAVETYVPLEGTRLRCPVSVLTGDADPQVTAEEAGAWAEATDGDFRVRTFPGGHFYLNAQRDAVNAALAEDLAAFGSARV; from the coding sequence ATGGCAGACCCCCAGGCTCTGCGTGACCTGTGGCTCAGGGAGTACCACCCCGCTCCGGACAGCGGGCTGACCCTGGTCTGCTTCCCCTACGCGGGCGGCGCCGCCAGCTACTTCCACCCGCTCTCCGAGGCGCTCTCGCCCGGGGTGCGGGTGCTGGCGCTCCAGTACCCGGGGCGCCAGGACCGGCGTAACGAACCGGTCCGCACCAGCGTGGACGTGCTGGTGGACGAGATCACCGAGGTCCTCTCCGCCTCTGTCTCCGGCCCGATGGTGTTCTTCGGCCACAGCATGGGCTCCACGCTCGCCTACGAGACCGCGCGCCGGCTGGAGGCCGACGGGCAGGGGGATCGCGTGCTCGGGCTGGTCCTGTCCGGGCGCCGCGCCCCCGGCACGGTCCGCGAGGAAACGGTCCACCTGCGGGACGACGCCGGCATCATCGACGAGGTCGTACGCCTCGACGGCACCAGCGCCGCCCTCCTGTCCGACGAGGACATCGTCGCGATGGTGATGCCGGCGCTGCGCGGCGACTACACGGCGGTGGAGACGTACGTCCCCCTGGAGGGGACGCGGCTGCGCTGCCCCGTCAGCGTGCTCACCGGCGACGCCGACCCGCAGGTGACGGCCGAGGAGGCCGGAGCCTGGGCGGAGGCCACCGACGGGGACTTCCGCGTCCGCACCTTCCCGGGCGGCCACTTCTACCTCAACGCGCAGCGGGACGCGGTGAACGCGGCCCTGGCCGAAGACCTCGCCGCCTTCGGCTCCGCCCGAGTGTGA
- a CDS encoding response regulator transcription factor, which produces MIRILIADDEPMIRAGVRAVLATDPGITVVAEAADGHQAVELVHRHRPQVAVLDIRMPGTGGIEAAAEIRRTVPETGVVMLTTFGEDEYILRALSEGAAGFLIKSGEPEELIAGVRAVADGAAYLSPKVAARVVAHLSAGGAGAQAGRRSAARARVEALTARERDVLGFLGSGLSNGQIARRLHLAEGTVKAHVSSILARLGVDNRAAAAVVAHEAGVVPVPSDRLPYKES; this is translated from the coding sequence ATGATCCGGATCCTGATCGCCGACGACGAGCCCATGATCCGCGCAGGCGTCCGCGCGGTCCTTGCCACTGACCCCGGTATCACCGTCGTCGCCGAGGCAGCCGATGGCCACCAGGCGGTGGAGCTCGTCCACCGCCACCGCCCGCAAGTAGCCGTCCTCGACATCCGGATGCCGGGGACCGGCGGTATAGAAGCTGCCGCCGAGATACGAAGGACCGTCCCCGAAACGGGGGTTGTGATGCTGACGACCTTTGGCGAGGACGAGTACATCCTGCGGGCCCTCAGCGAGGGTGCCGCCGGCTTCCTGATCAAGTCCGGCGAGCCGGAGGAACTGATCGCCGGTGTCCGGGCGGTTGCCGACGGGGCCGCCTACCTGTCACCGAAGGTCGCGGCCCGCGTCGTCGCGCATCTCTCCGCCGGCGGTGCGGGCGCCCAAGCCGGCCGCCGCTCCGCGGCCCGCGCCCGCGTCGAGGCCCTGACCGCCCGGGAGCGGGACGTGCTCGGCTTCCTCGGCAGCGGTCTCTCCAACGGGCAGATCGCGCGCCGCCTGCACCTGGCGGAGGGAACGGTGAAGGCCCACGTCAGCTCGATCCTCGCCCGCCTCGGCGTCGACAACCGGGCCGCAGCGGCCGTGGTCGCGCACGAGGCCGGCGTGGTCCCGGTGCCGTCCGACCGGCTGCCGTACAAGGAAAGCTGA
- a CDS encoding type I polyketide synthase, which produces MAEDTRGSLPGSGVPADNRIAVVGLSCRLPQAPDPDALWRLLSDGVDAITPVPEDRWDATAFYDPDPSVPGRTNSRWGGHLDRVDTFDPAFFGISPREAAAMDPQQRLVLELGWEALEQEDVLRRACERAGVDPLHVQYVELHGTGTAVGDPVEAAALGAVLGTGRAADRPLLVGSAVEAVHPLPYTVSGTTPDALRAQARQLRTWLGENSGARPQELSRALAATRTAFEHRAVVVAADREELARGLDALARDQRAAGLVRGTATQGRDLAVLFTGHGSQRLGMGRGLYEAFPVFAEAFDAVCAELGGGIKEAVFGEDADALNRTGTTQPALFAVEVALYRLVESWGVVPKFVGGHSVGEIAAAHVAGVLSLKDAAVLVTARGRLMEALPEGGVMVSVQAGEEQVSPLLVPGVAIAAVNGPKAVVISGARAAVQDVVVQLAEQDIKSKALRVSHAFHSPLMDPMLEEFRQAIAALDFRQPDITFVSALTGGIVSEEIARPDYWVNHVREAVRFHDAIRTLEAEGAAAVLELGPDGVLTAMARPCLTDEGAAVLVPSLRRQGDEVRALLTATASLYAHGALGRLPLGIPDGPALFGLPTYAFQHEPYWLENAPGAGGAGTSGMAATGHPLAAFRLDLPEAGAVLFTGTVSARSHPEFAASGGVPVAALVEAALAVGGAVGVPEVEEASAEAALVLPERGGVGLQLLAEAPDEAGRRRLTVASRAEGADGEEPWVRHLTAVLAPGRAPGRAPGRAPGRAPAFGPVEWPPQGAERLEEAEEHPAVERAWRRGEEFLAEVELPAALHGQAGAYALHPALLEAALHPVLAAGEGSSAALAWSGTALYATGATSLRVRAVRGAFGVVALELADVRGGAVAAATVTLSEAPDGGRGGRPVTPLRLVWERAAEAPEPAPGLRRALLGVPGGGYGPSPLPDCDEAPAYTGLPALLAVAADGGPLPELVLARCAQPVAGAEVCGPGVVAAVAGARELVGAWLAEERCAGSVLAVVTGGAEEVLPGEGVADLAGAAVRGFVRSVQARLAGAGGGRVILVDVDDSDASRKALVRALGGGEPELALRDGVAYARRLVRAEPALPGVPAGGPDTVRLGGAVDGPRAEESVRHLVEEHGVRLVGPGEEAAAVVHLTGPDCPSLEASVDAALALDGHTTPLAFVTTVGAAVGGAGAEDGAVLGSFLTALAARRRAAGLPAAVLGWGADADGLPAGLAAPAGGDGAALLGHALARSLSLVAARADAGALRAAGRPVPALLRTLVAERPRRAANREANRPSDGGLSPRERLAALPAGERERALTGLVRAHVAGALGHSDPEALSVERSFTELGFQLLTALQLARSLREATGLTLAPVTVFDHPSVTRLAGHLAGLLAERDPAGGSAAGGSAAGGSAAGGPSPAPSAGGTFAGLLRGAHAQGRTAEGAALLMAAAELLPGYDSRAGVEQWPAAARLAPGREGAAGLFAFPSLGAASGPHEFLALAAALDGRRGLTVLAHPGFAGDPVLPRSRQALVRAQAEAVAEAAGGTRPVLLGHSSGGWIAHAVARELLEIGHEAAAVVLLDTYARGENRHGLAVLTERLLDADSPLGVPDDARLLAMGGHLRVFADWAPEPAAAPTLLVRASASAASAAGGWEYADHLAEVDGDHFSLLGADAGAVADTVDSWLREVTA; this is translated from the coding sequence TCGACGCCATCACCCCCGTGCCCGAGGACCGCTGGGACGCCACCGCGTTCTACGACCCGGACCCCTCCGTGCCCGGCCGTACGAACAGCCGCTGGGGCGGCCACCTCGACCGTGTCGACACCTTCGACCCGGCCTTCTTCGGGATCTCCCCGCGCGAGGCCGCCGCGATGGACCCGCAGCAGCGCCTGGTGCTGGAGCTGGGCTGGGAGGCCCTCGAGCAGGAGGACGTGCTGCGCCGGGCCTGCGAGCGGGCCGGCGTCGACCCGCTCCACGTCCAGTACGTGGAACTGCACGGCACCGGCACCGCCGTCGGCGACCCGGTCGAGGCCGCCGCGCTCGGCGCCGTCCTCGGTACGGGCCGGGCGGCGGACCGGCCGCTGCTCGTCGGCTCCGCCGTCGAGGCCGTGCACCCGCTGCCGTACACCGTCTCCGGCACCACCCCGGACGCCCTGCGCGCCCAGGCCCGGCAGCTGCGCACCTGGCTCGGGGAGAACTCCGGCGCGCGGCCGCAGGAGCTGAGCCGGGCGCTCGCCGCCACCCGTACGGCCTTCGAACACCGGGCGGTGGTCGTCGCCGCGGACCGGGAGGAGCTGGCCCGGGGGCTGGACGCCCTCGCCCGGGACCAGCGGGCCGCGGGCCTGGTGCGGGGGACCGCGACGCAGGGGCGGGACCTGGCCGTCCTCTTCACCGGTCACGGCAGCCAGCGCCTCGGCATGGGACGCGGCCTGTACGAGGCCTTCCCCGTGTTCGCCGAAGCCTTCGACGCCGTCTGCGCCGAACTGGGCGGCGGGATCAAGGAGGCCGTCTTCGGCGAGGACGCCGACGCCCTGAACCGCACCGGGACCACCCAGCCCGCCCTCTTCGCCGTCGAGGTCGCCCTCTACCGACTGGTCGAGTCCTGGGGTGTCGTGCCGAAGTTCGTCGGCGGGCACTCGGTCGGCGAGATCGCCGCCGCGCACGTCGCTGGCGTGCTGTCCCTCAAGGACGCGGCCGTACTCGTCACCGCGCGCGGCAGGCTGATGGAGGCCCTCCCCGAGGGCGGAGTCATGGTCTCCGTCCAGGCCGGCGAAGAGCAGGTCAGCCCGCTGCTGGTGCCCGGCGTCGCCATCGCCGCCGTCAACGGGCCCAAGGCCGTGGTCATCTCGGGTGCGCGGGCCGCCGTACAGGACGTGGTCGTCCAGCTCGCGGAGCAGGACATCAAGTCCAAGGCCCTGCGCGTCAGTCACGCCTTCCACTCCCCCCTCATGGACCCGATGTTGGAGGAGTTCCGGCAGGCCATCGCCGCCCTGGACTTCCGGCAGCCGGACATCACCTTCGTCTCCGCGCTCACCGGCGGCATCGTCTCCGAGGAGATCGCCCGCCCGGACTACTGGGTGAACCACGTCCGCGAAGCCGTCCGCTTCCACGACGCCATCCGCACCCTCGAAGCCGAAGGGGCGGCAGCCGTACTGGAGTTGGGCCCCGACGGGGTCCTCACCGCCATGGCCCGACCCTGCCTCACCGACGAGGGCGCCGCCGTCCTGGTCCCCTCCCTGCGCCGGCAGGGCGACGAGGTCCGGGCGCTGCTCACCGCGACCGCGAGCCTGTACGCCCACGGCGCCCTCGGCCGGCTGCCGCTCGGGATCCCCGACGGCCCGGCGCTGTTCGGGCTGCCGACGTACGCCTTCCAGCACGAGCCGTACTGGCTGGAGAACGCGCCCGGCGCGGGCGGGGCCGGTACCTCCGGGATGGCGGCGACGGGGCATCCGCTGGCCGCGTTCCGCCTGGACCTGCCGGAGGCGGGGGCCGTGCTGTTCACGGGTACGGTCTCGGCGCGCAGCCACCCGGAGTTCGCCGCGTCCGGTGGTGTGCCGGTGGCGGCGCTCGTCGAGGCGGCCCTCGCGGTGGGCGGCGCGGTCGGGGTGCCGGAGGTCGAGGAGGCCTCCGCCGAGGCGGCGCTGGTACTGCCCGAGCGGGGCGGGGTCGGGCTGCAGCTGCTGGCCGAGGCCCCCGACGAGGCGGGCCGGCGGCGGCTGACGGTGGCCTCCCGGGCGGAGGGCGCCGACGGGGAGGAGCCGTGGGTGCGGCACCTGACGGCGGTGCTGGCGCCCGGGCGGGCGCCGGGGCGGGCGCCGGGGCGGGCGCCGGGGCGGGCGCCGGCCTTCGGCCCCGTCGAGTGGCCGCCGCAGGGCGCGGAGCGGCTGGAGGAGGCCGAGGAGCACCCGGCGGTGGAGCGGGCCTGGCGGCGCGGCGAGGAGTTCCTCGCGGAGGTCGAACTGCCCGCCGCCCTGCACGGGCAGGCCGGGGCGTACGCCCTGCACCCCGCGCTGCTGGAGGCCGCGCTGCACCCCGTGCTGGCCGCGGGGGAGGGCTCTTCGGCGGCCCTGGCCTGGAGCGGTACGGCCCTGTACGCGACCGGGGCGACCTCCCTGCGGGTGCGTGCGGTGCGCGGCGCGTTCGGGGTGGTGGCGCTGGAGCTGGCCGACGTGCGGGGCGGTGCGGTGGCCGCGGCGACCGTGACCCTGTCCGAGGCGCCGGACGGCGGGCGCGGCGGACGGCCCGTCACCCCGCTGCGGCTGGTGTGGGAGCGGGCGGCCGAGGCCCCCGAGCCGGCCCCGGGCCTGCGGCGGGCGCTGCTCGGCGTACCGGGCGGCGGATACGGCCCGTCGCCGCTGCCGGACTGCGACGAGGCGCCCGCGTACACCGGTCTGCCCGCGCTGCTCGCGGTGGCGGCGGACGGCGGCCCGCTGCCGGAACTGGTCCTGGCCCGCTGCGCGCAGCCCGTCGCGGGGGCCGAGGTGTGCGGCCCGGGTGTGGTGGCGGCGGTGGCCGGGGCCCGGGAGCTGGTCGGCGCCTGGCTCGCGGAGGAGCGGTGCGCCGGCTCGGTGCTCGCGGTCGTCACCGGCGGCGCCGAGGAGGTGCTGCCCGGGGAGGGCGTCGCCGATCTGGCCGGGGCGGCCGTACGCGGCTTCGTACGCTCGGTGCAGGCGAGGCTCGCCGGTGCGGGCGGGGGCCGCGTCATCCTGGTGGACGTGGACGACAGCGACGCGAGCCGCAAGGCCCTGGTGCGGGCGCTGGGCGGCGGTGAGCCGGAGCTGGCCCTGCGCGACGGTGTCGCGTACGCGCGGCGCCTGGTGCGGGCCGAACCCGCCCTGCCCGGGGTGCCCGCCGGCGGGCCGGACACGGTCCGGCTCGGCGGTGCGGTCGACGGGCCGCGCGCCGAGGAGAGCGTGCGGCACCTGGTGGAGGAGCACGGCGTACGGCTGGTCGGGCCCGGGGAGGAAGCGGCTGCGGTCGTGCACCTCACCGGCCCGGACTGCCCCTCGCTGGAGGCCTCGGTCGATGCCGCGCTCGCCCTGGACGGGCACACGACCCCGCTGGCGTTCGTCACCACCGTCGGGGCGGCCGTCGGCGGGGCCGGCGCCGAGGACGGCGCGGTGCTGGGCTCGTTCCTCACAGCGCTGGCCGCCCGCCGCCGTGCGGCCGGGCTGCCGGCCGCCGTCCTGGGCTGGGGCGCGGACGCCGACGGCCTCCCGGCGGGGCTGGCGGCGCCGGCCGGCGGGGACGGCGCGGCCCTGCTCGGGCACGCCCTCGCGCGGAGCCTGAGCCTGGTCGCGGCCCGCGCCGACGCGGGCGCGCTGCGCGCCGCCGGGCGGCCCGTGCCGGCGCTGCTGCGGACCCTGGTCGCCGAGCGGCCCCGCCGGGCGGCCAACCGGGAGGCCAACCGGCCGTCCGACGGCGGGCTTTCGCCGCGCGAGCGGCTGGCGGCGCTGCCCGCCGGGGAGCGGGAGCGGGCGCTGACGGGCCTGGTGCGCGCCCACGTGGCCGGTGCGCTGGGGCACTCCGACCCCGAGGCGCTGTCGGTGGAGCGGTCCTTCACCGAGCTGGGCTTCCAGTTGCTGACCGCCCTCCAGCTGGCGCGTTCGCTGCGCGAGGCCACCGGGCTGACGCTGGCCCCGGTCACGGTGTTCGACCACCCGTCGGTGACCCGGCTGGCCGGGCACCTGGCGGGACTGCTCGCGGAGCGGGACCCGGCGGGCGGATCAGCGGCGGGCGGATCAGCGGCGGGCGGATCAGCGGCGGGCGGGCCCTCGCCCGCACCATCGGCCGGGGGCACCTTCGCGGGGCTGCTGCGCGGCGCCCACGCGCAGGGCCGTACCGCCGAGGGCGCGGCCCTGCTGATGGCGGCGGCGGAGCTGCTGCCCGGCTACGACTCGCGGGCCGGGGTGGAGCAGTGGCCGGCCGCGGCGCGGCTGGCGCCGGGGCGGGAGGGGGCCGCGGGGCTGTTCGCGTTCCCCTCGCTGGGCGCGGCCTCCGGCCCGCACGAGTTCCTCGCGCTGGCGGCGGCCCTGGACGGCCGGCGGGGTCTGACGGTGCTCGCACACCCCGGCTTCGCGGGCGATCCGGTGCTGCCGCGCAGCCGGCAGGCGCTGGTACGGGCCCAGGCGGAGGCGGTGGCCGAGGCCGCGGGCGGTACCCGTCCGGTGCTGCTGGGGCACTCCTCCGGCGGGTGGATCGCGCACGCCGTGGCCCGGGAGCTGCTGGAGATCGGCCATGAGGCGGCGGCGGTGGTGCTGCTCGACACGTACGCGCGGGGCGAGAACCGGCACGGCCTGGCGGTGCTGACGGAGCGTCTGCTGGACGCGGACAGCCCGCTGGGGGTGCCGGACGACGCCCGGCTCCTCGCGATGGGCGGCCACCTGCGGGTGTTCGCCGACTGGGCGCCCGAGCCGGCGGCGGCGCCCACGCTGCTGGTGCGCGCGTCGGCGTCCGCGGCCTCGGCCGCGGGCGGCTGGGAGTACGCCGACCACCTGGCGGAGGTGGACGGCGACCACTTCTCGCTGCTGGGCGCGGACGCGGGCGCAGTGGCGGACACCGTGGACAGCTGGCTGCGGGAGGTGACCGCCTGA
- a CDS encoding serine hydrolase, whose product MTTPSPSSSSSSSSAAAAVQHTLDHAVARGGAPGAVAEVRDGKGTWFGSAGYADTATGQRRRPSERFRIGSATKAFTATVVLKLAAEGRLSLEDTVERWLPGLVTGNGYDGRTVTVRQLLNHTSGISNYGNDPEFFKKGIGEAWFRHRHDTHTPEQLVATGLATAPLFAPGEAFLYSNTNYFLAALIVEKATGAAFADELTRRILRPLGLDATYLPGTDPQIAGPHPRHYSTLFSSDAEPAIHDATEMNQSFAWAAGGLVSTTGDLQRFFGELLAGRLLPAAEQREMFTTVETAGPVPWIPGTRYGLGVFSQDLPSGVTVWGNAGATYGSWTYAVGSRDGERLLTSQVNGDWSGLGVFDELLDAAFRPVERP is encoded by the coding sequence ATGACCACGCCCTCCCCTTCCTCCTCCTCTTCCTCCTCCTCCGCCGCCGCCGCCGTACAGCACACCCTCGACCACGCCGTGGCCCGCGGCGGTGCCCCCGGCGCCGTCGCCGAGGTCCGCGACGGCAAGGGCACGTGGTTCGGCTCGGCGGGCTACGCCGACACCGCCACCGGGCAGCGGCGCCGGCCCTCCGAGCGGTTCCGTATCGGCAGCGCCACCAAGGCGTTCACCGCCACCGTGGTCCTGAAGCTGGCGGCCGAAGGCCGGCTGAGCCTCGAGGACACGGTCGAGCGGTGGCTGCCCGGCCTGGTGACGGGCAACGGCTACGACGGCCGTACGGTCACCGTCCGGCAGCTGCTCAACCACACCAGCGGCATCTCCAACTACGGCAACGACCCGGAGTTCTTCAAGAAGGGCATCGGCGAGGCCTGGTTCCGCCACCGCCACGACACCCACACCCCCGAGCAGCTGGTCGCGACCGGCCTGGCCACCGCGCCCCTCTTCGCCCCGGGCGAGGCCTTCCTCTACTCCAACACCAACTACTTCCTGGCCGCGCTGATCGTCGAGAAGGCCACCGGCGCGGCCTTCGCGGACGAACTCACCCGACGGATCCTGCGCCCCCTGGGCCTCGACGCGACCTACCTCCCGGGCACGGATCCGCAGATCGCCGGGCCGCACCCCCGCCACTACTCCACCCTGTTCTCCTCCGACGCCGAGCCCGCGATCCACGACGCGACCGAGATGAACCAGTCCTTCGCCTGGGCGGCCGGCGGCCTCGTCTCCACCACCGGCGACCTCCAGCGCTTCTTCGGCGAGCTGCTCGCCGGCCGCCTGCTGCCCGCCGCCGAACAGCGGGAGATGTTCACCACCGTCGAAACCGCGGGACCCGTCCCGTGGATCCCCGGCACCCGCTACGGCCTGGGCGTGTTCTCCCAGGACCTGCCGAGCGGGGTCACGGTCTGGGGCAACGCGGGCGCCACCTACGGCTCGTGGACGTACGCAGTGGGCTCCCGCGACGGGGAACGCCTGCTCACCAGCCAGGTCAACGGCGACTGGAGCGGCCTCGGCGTCTTCGACGAGCTGCTCGACGCCGCGTTCCGCCCGGTCGAGCGGCCGTAG
- a CDS encoding MarR family transcriptional regulator gives MPGGRLTHEERREIAEGLVGGLTYTEIAVRLDRPVSTVTREVARNGGPAAYRADTAHRATVGRARRSRQGPAPAAPAVDDAAHGHDPGAVRELEEQFTAMMVGTGLPRMTARVLTSLYVTDGGSLTATELAERLQVSPASISKAVGELEQQELIRREREPGRRRDRYVIDADAWFRGWMASARQNAMLADFARRSARTLGAATPAGTRMQDIGDFFEHVGRTMIRAAEEWRQERDTGRTSRSAPS, from the coding sequence GTGCCCGGAGGCAGACTGACGCACGAGGAGCGGCGGGAGATCGCCGAGGGACTGGTGGGAGGACTCACCTACACCGAGATCGCCGTCCGCCTGGACCGGCCCGTCTCCACCGTCACCCGGGAGGTGGCCCGCAACGGCGGCCCCGCCGCATACCGGGCCGACACCGCGCACCGGGCGACCGTCGGGCGGGCCCGCCGCAGCAGGCAGGGCCCGGCCCCGGCCGCGCCGGCCGTGGACGACGCCGCGCACGGGCACGACCCGGGGGCCGTGCGCGAACTGGAGGAACAGTTCACCGCGATGATGGTCGGTACGGGGCTGCCGCGGATGACGGCCCGGGTACTGACCTCCCTCTACGTCACCGACGGCGGCAGCCTGACCGCGACCGAACTGGCCGAGCGCCTCCAGGTCAGCCCCGCCTCCATCTCCAAGGCCGTCGGCGAACTCGAGCAGCAGGAACTCATCCGGCGCGAACGCGAGCCCGGCCGGCGGCGCGACCGGTACGTCATCGACGCCGACGCCTGGTTCCGCGGCTGGATGGCCAGCGCCCGCCAGAACGCCATGCTGGCCGACTTCGCCCGCCGCAGCGCGCGGACCCTCGGCGCGGCCACCCCCGCCGGAACCCGTATGCAGGACATCGGCGACTTCTTCGAGCACGTCGGCCGGACCATGATCCGGGCGGCCGAGGAATGGCGGCAGGAACGCGACACGGGGCGGACCAGCCGGTCCGCCCCGTCATGA
- a CDS encoding sensor histidine kinase, whose amino-acid sequence MRAVIIKARVPAPVLSAGLFIGAVAAVGTGVATLWWGIPAAVCAFLAGWQPGRNRSTGAALAGVLAAAVVAVLLVPAWLGWASQFVGLLLVAAMLPWFAGRFLRQYRALVRAGWERAARLEREQHLVAEQARLRERTRIAQDMHDLLGHDLSLIALSAGALKLAPGLSEDHRATARDIRARAGAAVDRLGEVIGVLREPSDPAPGPEPGAGLTEVGGLVDRAAAAGLDVRLRGEGEAAAGDAPLVVERAVLRVVQEALTNVAKHAPGHRATVVVRRMEGRTEVSVTNEPVPAVSAAHHDHAARPAPGSRTSAPGEGHRFGLIGLDERVRLAGGTFTSGPEGGGFAVRATLPHRPGAVPPPRHAEPDGPGDVLPPEHRSARRRLGRTAAAAVLVPLCTSALLIGGVRAWDTVTARESVLAPQDYALLRVGQPRADVAPYLPERQTTRRPAAPTPAPQDAACEFYVQTGDPFDDRSGDIYRLCFRAGRLVSTDNYTGKAVR is encoded by the coding sequence GTGAGAGCAGTGATCATCAAGGCCCGGGTGCCGGCACCGGTATTGTCCGCAGGCCTCTTCATCGGGGCGGTGGCGGCCGTCGGCACCGGTGTCGCCACCCTGTGGTGGGGCATACCGGCGGCGGTCTGCGCCTTCCTCGCGGGCTGGCAGCCGGGGCGGAACCGGAGCACGGGGGCGGCCTTGGCCGGAGTGCTCGCGGCCGCCGTGGTGGCTGTGCTCCTGGTGCCGGCATGGTTGGGCTGGGCGAGCCAGTTCGTGGGGTTGTTGCTCGTGGCGGCGATGCTGCCGTGGTTCGCGGGCCGGTTCCTGCGCCAGTACCGCGCACTGGTGCGGGCTGGGTGGGAGCGGGCCGCGAGGCTGGAGAGGGAGCAGCATCTGGTCGCCGAACAGGCCCGGTTGCGCGAGCGGACCCGGATCGCGCAGGACATGCATGACCTCCTCGGCCACGACCTCAGCCTCATCGCCCTGTCCGCGGGGGCACTGAAGCTGGCCCCTGGTCTGTCCGAGGACCACCGGGCCACCGCCCGGGACATCCGAGCCAGGGCGGGAGCCGCCGTGGACCGGCTCGGCGAGGTGATCGGTGTACTGCGCGAGCCATCGGATCCGGCTCCGGGGCCCGAGCCCGGCGCTGGGCTCACCGAAGTCGGGGGCCTGGTGGACCGGGCGGCCGCGGCGGGGCTTGACGTCCGGCTGCGTGGAGAAGGCGAAGCGGCGGCCGGTGACGCGCCGCTGGTCGTCGAGCGGGCCGTGCTGCGCGTCGTCCAGGAGGCGCTGACGAACGTTGCCAAGCACGCCCCTGGGCACCGGGCGACCGTCGTCGTCCGGCGCATGGAAGGACGGACCGAGGTCAGTGTGACGAACGAGCCGGTGCCCGCCGTGTCTGCGGCCCACCATGACCACGCCGCCCGTCCCGCACCCGGGTCCCGGACCTCCGCACCCGGCGAGGGCCACCGCTTCGGTCTCATCGGCCTGGATGAACGCGTCCGACTGGCCGGTGGCACCTTCACATCGGGCCCCGAGGGCGGCGGGTTCGCCGTCCGGGCCACGCTCCCGCACCGTCCCGGGGCCGTGCCCCCGCCACGCCACGCCGAGCCCGACGGTCCAGGTGACGTACTGCCTCCTGAGCACCGCAGTGCCCGTCGCCGTCTGGGCCGTACCGCCGCCGCGGCCGTCCTGGTGCCGCTGTGCACCTCCGCGTTGCTCATCGGCGGGGTGCGGGCGTGGGACACCGTGACTGCACGGGAGTCGGTACTCGCCCCCCAGGACTACGCCCTCCTGCGCGTTGGTCAGCCACGCGCGGACGTGGCGCCGTACCTGCCCGAACGCCAGACGACCCGTCGCCCGGCAGCGCCCACGCCCGCACCACAAGATGCGGCCTGCGAGTTCTACGTACAGACCGGCGACCCGTTCGACGACCGCTCGGGGGACATCTACCGTCTCTGCTTCCGGGCCGGCCGCCTGGTCTCCACCGACAACTACACCGGGAAGGCCGTCCGATGA
- a CDS encoding metallophosphoesterase, which produces MAAPARRLLAVSDLHVVHAENRRLLEERIVPGSPGDWLLVAGDVSETASEIEWALGLLRDRFARVVWCPGNHDLWTPNDDAVQLRGEPRYRYLVEMCRRLGVLTPEDPYPVWEGPGGPVVVAPLFTHYDYSFRDPALTKQESLAAAHASGVVCTDEFLLHPDPYPDMDSWCRARVAATAERLDAVDPALSTVLVNHYPLVREPTDILRYPQFAQWCGTTLTADWHLRYRAAAVVYGHLHIPRTTYHDGVRFDEVSIGYPRERRQRGLPRGVLRDVLRPREDGA; this is translated from the coding sequence ATGGCGGCCCCGGCCCGGCGGCTGCTCGCCGTATCCGATCTGCACGTGGTGCACGCGGAGAACCGCAGGCTGCTGGAGGAGCGGATCGTGCCGGGGTCGCCCGGGGACTGGCTGCTGGTGGCCGGGGACGTCAGCGAGACGGCGTCCGAGATCGAGTGGGCCCTCGGGCTGCTGCGGGACCGGTTCGCGCGGGTGGTGTGGTGCCCGGGCAACCACGACCTGTGGACCCCGAACGACGATGCGGTGCAGCTGCGCGGGGAGCCCCGCTACCGGTACCTGGTGGAGATGTGCCGGCGGCTGGGGGTGCTCACGCCGGAGGACCCGTACCCGGTGTGGGAGGGGCCGGGCGGGCCGGTGGTGGTGGCTCCGCTGTTCACGCACTACGACTACTCGTTCCGCGATCCGGCGCTGACGAAGCAGGAGTCGCTGGCCGCCGCCCACGCCTCGGGGGTGGTGTGCACGGACGAGTTCCTGCTGCACCCGGACCCGTACCCGGACATGGACAGCTGGTGCCGGGCCCGGGTGGCGGCGACGGCGGAGCGGCTGGACGCGGTGGACCCGGCGCTGAGCACCGTACTTGTGAACCACTATCCGCTGGTGCGGGAGCCCACCGACATCCTGCGCTACCCGCAGTTCGCGCAGTGGTGCGGGACCACGCTCACCGCGGACTGGCACCTGCGCTACCGGGCGGCGGCCGTGGTGTACGGGCATCTGCACATCCCCCGCACGACGTACCACGACGGGGTGCGCTTCGACGAGGTGTCCATCGGCTATCCGCGCGAGCGCAGGCAGCGCGGACTGCCGCGCGGGGTGCTGCGGGACGTCCTGCGGCCGCGCGAGGACGGGGCCTGA